A single region of the Hyalangium ruber genome encodes:
- a CDS encoding response regulator, giving the protein MKVAPLRLLLIEDDEEDAALLLDELQRGFSVNPTRVETPEELASALSGGTTWDLVIADYLLPLFNGLEAFAQVQQRGLDVPFFIVSGKIDEEVAVAAMKSGVHDFLLKDRLGRLIPAVARELREAALRAERRGIQEQLLLSDRLASLGLLAASVAHEINNPLASLMMDLEFALSSIRGETIPDEGVQALRDSRDCAVRIRDIIRDIKLFSRSDEHRLGPTDLHRVLDSSLRMAWNHVFHRARLSKDYGDIPPVHGSEARLGQVFLNLIINAAQAIPDGRVHENEIRVVTRRESAESVRVEIHDTGPGVPVELHERIFEPFFTTKPVGVGTGLGLSICRRLIVEMGGSVGVENHEGRGSVFWVRLRTAEAAVSAAPGESVEQLARGLNVLIIDDEVPVARAIKRLLGEQCEVTALARAQEALRLITSGRRFDAILCDMLMPEMSGPQFHEALGQLDPEQAQRITFMSGGAFSEEARSFLDRTQASCIEKPIDMQRLAHLLDSVPRKAPGN; this is encoded by the coding sequence ATGAAAGTTGCGCCACTGCGCCTGCTCCTCATCGAGGACGACGAGGAGGATGCCGCGCTGTTGTTGGATGAGCTCCAGCGTGGCTTCAGCGTGAACCCTACGCGCGTGGAGACCCCCGAAGAGCTCGCGAGTGCGCTCAGCGGAGGGACGACGTGGGATCTCGTCATCGCCGACTATCTGCTGCCGCTCTTCAATGGTCTGGAGGCCTTTGCCCAGGTGCAGCAGCGAGGGCTGGATGTGCCCTTCTTCATCGTGTCGGGGAAGATCGACGAAGAGGTGGCCGTCGCCGCGATGAAGAGCGGGGTCCACGACTTCCTGCTCAAGGACCGGCTGGGGCGGCTGATCCCCGCCGTGGCCCGGGAGCTGCGCGAGGCGGCCCTGCGCGCCGAGCGCCGCGGCATCCAGGAGCAGCTGCTGCTGTCGGACCGGCTCGCCTCCCTGGGCCTGCTGGCGGCCAGCGTGGCCCATGAGATCAACAACCCGCTCGCCTCGCTGATGATGGACCTGGAGTTCGCCCTGAGCTCGATTCGGGGCGAGACGATCCCCGACGAAGGCGTGCAGGCCCTGCGCGACTCGCGCGACTGCGCCGTGCGCATCCGGGACATCATCCGCGACATCAAGCTCTTCTCCCGCTCGGACGAACACCGGCTCGGCCCGACGGACCTGCACCGGGTGCTCGACTCGTCGCTGCGCATGGCGTGGAACCACGTCTTCCACCGCGCCCGGCTCTCCAAGGACTATGGAGACATTCCTCCCGTCCATGGCAGCGAGGCCCGGTTGGGGCAGGTCTTCCTCAACCTCATCATCAACGCGGCCCAGGCCATCCCCGACGGCCGCGTTCACGAGAACGAGATCCGCGTGGTGACGCGGCGTGAGTCGGCCGAGAGCGTCCGGGTGGAGATCCACGACACCGGGCCCGGCGTCCCCGTCGAGCTGCATGAGCGCATCTTCGAGCCGTTCTTCACCACCAAGCCGGTGGGGGTGGGGACCGGGCTCGGCCTGTCCATCTGCCGGCGCCTCATCGTGGAGATGGGGGGCAGCGTCGGCGTGGAGAACCACGAGGGGCGGGGCAGCGTGTTCTGGGTCCGCCTGCGCACGGCCGAGGCGGCGGTGAGCGCCGCGCCCGGCGAGAGCGTGGAGCAGCTCGCGCGGGGCCTGAACGTCCTCATTATCGACGACGAGGTGCCCGTGGCCCGCGCCATCAAGCGCCTGCTGGGAGAGCAGTGCGAGGTCACCGCGCTCGCCCGCGCGCAGGAGGCGCTGCGGCTCATCACCTCCGGGCGCCGCTTCGACGCCATCCTCTGTGACATGTTGATGCCCGAGATGAGCGGCCCCCAGTTCCACGAGGCCCTGGGACAGCTGGACCCGGAGCAGGCCCAGCGCATCACCTTCATGAGCGGAGGCGCCTTCTCAGAGGAGGCGCGGTCCTTCCTGGACCGGACCCAAGCCTCGTGCATCGAGAAGCCCATCGATATGCAGAGGCTGGCCCATTTGTTGGATTCCGTACCTCGCAAGGCCCCTGGGAACTAG
- a CDS encoding sensor histidine kinase: MSRRQPLAHDLKIFLLALLAGLPGSVVTLGLLWGQDTSAKVRWTFSVLVVAVHLGAALAVRERVARPLQTVANLLAALREGDYSVRGRGARADDPLGEVLLEANALGDTLREQRLGALEAGALLTHVMEKIDVAVLAFDAEGALRLVNHAGERLLGLPRAHLVNKGARVLGLADLLEGPVPRRLTRTFAVEGGPYELRRSTFRQGGLPHQLVVLADLRLALREEEREAWRRLVRVLSHEINNSLTPIQSIAGALRDALTQAPRPSDWEEDARGGLGIIERRSESLARFMSAYAKLARLPPPKPGPVEVEPWVRRVVALETRQAVEVRPGPALTLSGDGDQLEQLLINLVRNAVDAAKERQGRVWVSWTMPGPDDVELWVEDEGPGLADTGNLFVPFFTTKPQGSGIGLALSRQIAEAHGGTLRLENRTEGPGCRARLRLPVQLAVTAR, translated from the coding sequence GTGAGCCGCCGCCAGCCCCTCGCGCATGACCTGAAGATCTTCCTGCTGGCGCTGCTGGCGGGGTTGCCGGGCTCGGTCGTCACGCTGGGGCTGCTGTGGGGGCAGGACACGAGCGCCAAGGTGCGCTGGACCTTCTCCGTGCTGGTGGTGGCGGTACACCTGGGCGCGGCGCTGGCGGTGCGCGAGCGCGTGGCCCGGCCGCTGCAAACGGTGGCCAACCTGCTCGCCGCGCTGCGAGAAGGGGACTACTCGGTGCGCGGGCGCGGGGCGCGCGCGGACGATCCGCTGGGTGAGGTGCTGCTGGAGGCCAACGCGCTGGGCGACACGCTGCGCGAGCAGCGGCTGGGAGCGCTGGAGGCGGGCGCGCTGCTCACCCACGTGATGGAGAAGATCGACGTGGCGGTGTTGGCCTTCGACGCGGAGGGCGCGCTGAGGCTGGTGAACCACGCCGGCGAGAGGCTGCTGGGGCTGCCGCGTGCGCACCTGGTGAACAAGGGTGCGAGGGTGTTGGGGCTGGCGGATCTGCTGGAGGGCCCGGTGCCTCGGCGGCTCACTCGCACGTTCGCGGTGGAGGGCGGACCGTACGAGCTGCGGCGGAGCACGTTCCGGCAGGGGGGCCTGCCGCACCAGCTGGTGGTGCTGGCGGACCTGCGGCTGGCGCTGCGCGAGGAGGAGCGCGAGGCGTGGCGGCGACTGGTCCGGGTGCTGAGCCACGAGATCAACAACTCGCTGACGCCCATCCAATCCATCGCCGGCGCGCTGCGCGACGCGTTGACGCAGGCGCCTCGGCCCTCGGACTGGGAAGAGGACGCGCGCGGCGGGCTGGGCATCATCGAGCGGCGCAGTGAGTCGCTGGCGCGCTTCATGTCGGCGTACGCGAAGCTGGCGCGCCTGCCGCCGCCGAAGCCAGGGCCGGTGGAGGTGGAGCCCTGGGTGCGGCGCGTGGTGGCGCTGGAGACGCGGCAGGCGGTGGAGGTCCGCCCCGGTCCGGCGCTGACGCTGAGCGGGGATGGGGATCAGCTCGAGCAATTGCTGATCAACCTGGTGCGTAACGCGGTGGACGCGGCGAAGGAGCGGCAGGGCCGCGTCTGGGTGTCCTGGACGATGCCCGGGCCGGACGATGTGGAGCTGTGGGTGGAGGACGAGGGCCCCGGGCTGGCGGACACGGGCAACCTCTTCGTGCCCTTCTTCACCACCAAGCCTCAGGGCAGCGGGATCGGCCTGGCGCTCAGCCGGCAGATCGCCGAGGCGCACGGGGGCACGCTCCGGCTGGAGAACCGGACCGAGGGGCCCGGGTGCAGGGCCAGACTCCGCCTGCCAGTGCAGCTGGCAGTCACTGCTCGTTGA
- a CDS encoding sigma-54-dependent transcriptional regulator yields MSEIAPAVADSAPRARILVADDQADVLEALRLLLKRDGYTVVTAQSPAGVLATLEAEDVDVLLMDLNYARDTTSGREGLDLLARVRQLDATLPVVVMTAWGSVEGAVEAMRGGARDYVQKPWDNTRLLALLRTQLELRRALRRSRRLEEENTHLRKGGERPSFLSESRAMQTVRRLVERVAPSGANVLITGEHGTGKEVVARALHAASGRPDSPFVAVNSGGLSEGVFESELFGHVKGAFTDAKTDRIGCFELADGGTLFLDEIGNMPLGQQAKLLRVLQTGELHPVGSSKVRRVSVRVISATNADLSRAVAEGRFREDLLYRLNTVEVQLPPLRDRREDIPLLAAHFLGEQGRRYGRPNMRLSPGALEALMAYPWPGNVRELEHSVERALLMASGDEVTAEDLLLRRASREGASRLEEMTLEEVERYLIERALTRHEGNVSDAAKALGLSRSALYRRMQHYGIKGAR; encoded by the coding sequence GTGTCCGAAATCGCCCCCGCAGTCGCTGACAGTGCCCCCCGCGCCCGCATCCTCGTCGCCGACGATCAGGCCGACGTGCTGGAGGCGTTGCGCCTGCTGCTCAAGCGCGATGGGTACACGGTGGTGACGGCCCAGTCCCCGGCGGGGGTCCTGGCCACCCTGGAGGCCGAGGACGTGGACGTGCTGCTGATGGACCTCAACTACGCGCGCGACACCACCTCCGGGCGAGAGGGGCTGGACCTGCTCGCACGCGTGCGCCAGCTCGACGCGACGCTGCCGGTGGTGGTGATGACGGCGTGGGGCAGCGTGGAGGGCGCGGTGGAGGCCATGCGCGGCGGCGCCCGGGACTACGTGCAGAAGCCGTGGGACAACACGCGGCTGCTGGCCCTGCTGCGCACCCAGCTCGAGCTGCGGCGGGCGCTGCGGCGCTCCCGGCGGCTGGAGGAGGAGAACACCCACCTGCGCAAGGGCGGGGAGCGGCCCTCGTTCCTCTCCGAGTCCCGGGCGATGCAGACGGTGCGCCGGCTGGTGGAGCGCGTGGCGCCCTCGGGGGCCAACGTCCTCATCACCGGAGAGCACGGCACGGGCAAGGAGGTGGTGGCGCGCGCCCTTCATGCCGCCTCGGGCCGCCCGGACAGCCCCTTCGTCGCCGTCAACTCGGGCGGGCTGTCCGAGGGCGTCTTCGAGAGCGAGCTGTTCGGCCATGTGAAGGGCGCCTTCACGGACGCGAAGACGGACCGCATCGGCTGCTTCGAGCTGGCCGACGGCGGCACGCTCTTCCTGGACGAGATCGGCAACATGCCGCTCGGCCAGCAGGCCAAGCTGCTGCGCGTGCTGCAGACGGGCGAGCTGCACCCGGTGGGCTCCTCCAAGGTGCGCCGGGTGTCGGTGCGCGTCATCTCCGCGACGAACGCGGACCTGTCCCGGGCCGTGGCCGAGGGCCGCTTCCGGGAGGATCTGCTCTACCGCCTCAACACGGTGGAGGTGCAACTGCCGCCGCTGAGGGACCGGCGCGAGGACATCCCGCTGCTGGCCGCGCACTTCCTGGGCGAGCAGGGTCGACGCTACGGGCGTCCGAACATGCGCCTGTCGCCGGGAGCCCTGGAGGCGCTGATGGCCTACCCCTGGCCGGGCAACGTGCGCGAGCTGGAGCACAGCGTGGAGCGCGCCCTGCTCATGGCCAGCGGGGACGAGGTGACGGCGGAGGACCTGCTCTTGCGGCGCGCGAGCCGGGAGGGCGCCTCGCGGCTGGAGGAGATGACGCTGGAGGAGGTGGAGCGCTACCTCATCGAGCGCGCCCTCACCCGGCACGAGGGCAACGTGAGCGACGCGGCGAAGGCGCTGGGCCTGTCGCGCAGCGCGCTGTACCGCCGCATGCAGCACTACGGCATCAAGGGCGCGCGGTGA
- a CDS encoding ABC transporter permease, which produces MSNLLRDIRYALRLMRQAPGFTLAAVLALSLGIGATTALFSVVYAVLLRPLPFPEADRLLVLGADTVRPQAQRFSFFQFDAIAEQSTQFSSLTAYGNQLFNLTGEGDAEQVRGAVVEGAFFETFGIASLLGRTLTPEEREAPQVVLSQSLWQRLGGRRELVGRTLTLGGQPYTVVGVMPSAFQVPDARTLLWVNHASLPGAASSPARTLRSFHGFIVNGRLAPGATLASARAELATIAARLAQEFPDTQSQLRLSAVGYRDQLVGNVRLLLLVLLGAVALVLMIAAVNVAHLQLARAAGRAREFGIRVALGASRGQLVRQLLTESIILCLLGAGGGVLLAMWGTDLLLALGASALPRGHEVTVDGRVLLFAVAVALVTGVGVGLIPALQRSRLTPQAMLGHNATEVSRGRTHGGLVVAEVALALVLVIGAGLMLKSFWRLHQVEPGVDSEGVFVARLVLSPDRYQEPARIVGFYTALRERLAMRPEVASSGLSLSLPPGGDQRRTSFTWEGAPESNAPPSTLYVITTPGFLETLRVPLREGRTLAEADKASTEPVLVVSEAFVRQFLPGQEAVGRRVTFRAVGGQPEWRTIVGVVGDVAYSGFEQGLEPTVYVPQAQDPHPGGFLVVRAARGLEASKLASVVRSELRALDAGVPLAQADTLEAMLEAGLGQPRFRTVLLGTFGLLALVLAAVGIYGVMSYAVAQRSREMGIRMALGARREDVLRLVVGQSLRRVGLGVGVGLVGAVAARHLLEGFLHGVGGLDASVFVGVPALLTAVALAASWLPAHRAASADPADVLRRG; this is translated from the coding sequence ATGTCCAACCTCCTGCGGGACATTCGCTACGCCCTGCGGCTGATGCGCCAGGCGCCGGGCTTCACGCTGGCGGCGGTGCTGGCGTTGTCGCTGGGCATCGGCGCCACCACGGCGCTCTTCAGCGTGGTGTACGCGGTGCTGCTGCGGCCGCTGCCCTTTCCGGAGGCGGACCGGCTGCTCGTGCTGGGCGCGGACACGGTGCGGCCGCAGGCTCAGCGCTTCAGCTTCTTCCAGTTCGATGCGATCGCCGAGCAGAGCACACAGTTCTCCTCGCTTACCGCCTACGGCAACCAGCTCTTCAACCTCACGGGGGAAGGGGACGCGGAGCAGGTACGGGGTGCGGTGGTGGAGGGGGCCTTCTTCGAGACGTTCGGGATTGCCTCGCTGCTTGGACGCACGCTCACGCCGGAAGAGCGCGAGGCGCCCCAGGTGGTGCTCAGCCAGTCCCTGTGGCAGCGGCTCGGAGGACGGAGGGAGCTGGTGGGGCGCACGCTGACGCTCGGAGGCCAGCCCTACACCGTGGTGGGGGTGATGCCCTCCGCCTTCCAGGTCCCTGACGCGAGGACGCTGCTCTGGGTGAACCACGCCAGCCTGCCCGGTGCCGCGAGCTCGCCAGCGCGGACCCTGCGCTCGTTTCATGGCTTCATCGTGAACGGTCGGCTCGCGCCCGGCGCCACCCTGGCGTCGGCCCGTGCCGAGCTGGCGACCATCGCCGCGCGGCTCGCTCAGGAGTTCCCGGACACGCAGTCCCAGCTTCGGCTGAGCGCGGTGGGCTACCGGGATCAGTTGGTGGGCAACGTGCGCCTGCTGCTGTTGGTGTTGTTGGGGGCCGTGGCCCTGGTGCTGATGATCGCCGCGGTGAACGTGGCGCACCTGCAGCTGGCGCGCGCCGCGGGACGGGCGCGCGAGTTCGGCATCCGCGTGGCGCTGGGGGCCAGCCGGGGGCAGCTCGTGCGCCAGTTGCTCACCGAGAGCATCATCCTGTGCCTGCTGGGAGCGGGCGGGGGCGTGCTGCTGGCCATGTGGGGCACGGATCTGCTGCTCGCCCTGGGGGCCAGCGCGCTCCCTCGGGGACATGAGGTGACGGTGGATGGGCGGGTGCTGCTGTTCGCCGTGGCCGTGGCGCTGGTGACTGGAGTCGGGGTGGGGCTGATTCCGGCGCTCCAGCGCAGCCGGCTCACGCCCCAGGCGATGCTGGGCCACAACGCCACCGAGGTCTCGCGGGGCCGCACCCACGGAGGCCTCGTGGTGGCCGAGGTGGCGCTCGCGCTGGTGCTGGTCATCGGCGCGGGGCTGATGCTCAAGAGCTTCTGGCGCCTGCACCAGGTGGAGCCAGGAGTGGACTCCGAGGGCGTCTTCGTGGCGAGGCTGGTGCTCTCGCCGGATCGCTATCAGGAGCCCGCGCGCATCGTGGGCTTCTACACCGCGCTGCGGGAGCGGCTCGCCATGCGTCCCGAGGTGGCCTCCTCGGGGTTGAGCTTGAGCCTGCCGCCGGGCGGAGATCAGCGCAGGACCAGCTTCACCTGGGAGGGTGCCCCGGAGAGCAACGCGCCGCCTTCGACCCTCTATGTCATTACCACTCCCGGCTTCCTGGAGACGCTGCGCGTGCCGCTGCGGGAGGGCCGCACGCTGGCGGAGGCGGACAAGGCGAGCACGGAGCCGGTGCTGGTGGTGAGCGAGGCCTTCGTCCGGCAGTTCTTACCCGGGCAGGAGGCGGTGGGGCGTCGGGTGACCTTCCGCGCGGTGGGCGGCCAGCCCGAGTGGCGTACCATCGTCGGTGTGGTGGGGGACGTGGCGTACTCGGGCTTCGAGCAAGGGCTCGAGCCCACGGTGTACGTGCCGCAAGCGCAGGATCCCCATCCCGGGGGCTTCCTGGTGGTGCGCGCCGCGCGAGGGCTCGAGGCCTCGAAGCTGGCCTCCGTGGTGCGCTCGGAGCTGCGCGCGCTGGACGCGGGGGTTCCGCTCGCCCAGGCCGACACGCTGGAGGCGATGCTGGAAGCGGGCCTGGGGCAGCCCCGCTTCCGCACCGTGCTGCTGGGCACGTTCGGCCTGCTGGCGCTGGTGCTGGCCGCGGTGGGCATCTACGGCGTGATGTCCTACGCGGTGGCGCAGCGCTCGCGCGAGATGGGGATCCGGATGGCGCTGGGCGCCCGGCGCGAGGACGTGCTGCGCCTGGTGGTGGGCCAGTCGCTGCGCCGGGTGGGGCTGGGCGTCGGGGTGGGGTTGGTGGGGGCGGTCGCCGCGCGCCACCTGCTGGAGGGCTTCCTCCATGGCGTGGGAGGGCTGGATGCCTCGGTCTTCGTGGGGGTGCCGGCCCTGCTCACGGCCGTCGCGCTCGCGGCCAGCTGGCTGCCGGCGCACCGGGCCGCCAGCGCGGATCCCGCCGATGTGCTGAGGCGAGGGTGA